DNA sequence from the Ogataea parapolymorpha DL-1 chromosome II, whole genome shotgun sequence genome:
AAAGGTGATTCTCTAGGCCAACAGTATAGAACTGTTGATGAAGTGATACAAACAGGAACCGATGTCATTATCGTCGGAAGAGGTTTATTCGGTAAAGGAAGAGATCCTGAGGTGGAAGGGAAGAGATACAGAAAAGCTGGGTGGGAAGCTTACAAGCGGCGCAGTGCCTAATGGCATTTTGTTCTATATACATCATCAAAATTGATTTTCGCTAAAATGCTGACGGGATATTTCAAATACGAAAAGCCCAATAGAAGTCGCGGGAATACTAGTGAAGGACGATCGAAAAAAGCCTCTATAGCAGAAACCAAAGAGGGAGAGGTGAGATTTTCGCCATCGTTGTAGAATAATATCAAACGTTTCAAGGTAAGAATTATAGTAGAGTTTGAAGAAGCGACGCCGATCCAGTTGATGTGCTTCGTTGTAGAGATCTAGAGACTCAAGTCTAGTCAGATGGACCTTTTGAATTTTATTAAGTGGATATTGGATAGCAAGCAGTGTAGTCGCGGCGGAAGCTCCAGCAAGAAGGATAAACGTCAAATTCAAAGCTTTGAAGAATCTTGAATTCTTTTCCCggttttcttcaccatGAAAAAGCCTTGAGCGCCAATATTGATACCACTGTATAACTGCTTTTGTTTTGTGGAACCCCTGGTTTTTCACAAGCTCGAATACTGAAAAGTAGAATGCAAATCCAAGGCTTTCCTTTATGAAATTTAAACTAAAGCCTGCAAATATTCCAACTAAACCAATTTGTTTTAGTTTGTATAAAGCATACTCCCACATGCTCTTCTGTTTACCGCTGACAAGCTCTGAGTAATTCGATCGGGCGTAAAGTGCATCTAGCGGTGACGCAGCCACGCTAGCAGCAGCTCCCGCAACAAAACCAGCTTTGAAGGTGTCGACAGGGCTAGGATCATCGATGGAGTTCATTTTTCTCTTATTAAAACGTTGTAATAGTGTGAGGTAAGTAGAATAAAGAATCACTCCAATTGCGCTGTTTGCTACTATTGGAGGAAGTACTTGTCGTGGAATAAAATTCCACCCTTCTTTTTTGATTGATTGGTATAGAAGAGCTATTCCTGAATGTGTTCGTAAGCTCCACGGTTTGGATGCAAGCTCTCCATGCATCAAAGCTCTTGCTGTTGTGAGGTAGTCAAATCGAGACGGCCTAAATAGCTTTGCAGGATTTCTCATATACAAAGAAGTCATTTGGTAAATCACGGCCCTGATACctgctgaagaagcagaCACAACCTGTGTATTTCTTTGAGATAGTTGCTGCACTGTGGAGTTTAGTTCATCCTTTAGAGGAGCTGAGTTGCTGTCGATAGGCCAATCGGCCGCTTTCGCTCGCTCCATAAAATGGGAAAAAATCGCTTTTGAGATCTAGGAGCACAGCCAAATGGATTTTTAGTATCCTGGCAGCAGCACTTTTTTGGAATTCTTACGAATAAATACTAGTTCGAATATTAATATTTTTGGCCTATTTAATCATGGCAGCGAGGTCCTTATTCTTTTCAATAATTCGTTGATAGGATTTCAATTGATTATTCTTGTGTATCGCTTTTAAAGTCTTCTTTCGCCTCTGTATTCTCCGCGTCCCTTATCCCCTCAATCATCTGCTTTAGTGACTTATCAATTTGTAGCTTCTccaatttctccaaatcagcttgttctttcTTGACAAGTAGCATGTTTTTTAAAAATTCCAGCACCTCATCCTTAAAATTCTGACGGTGACGATTTTTGACAATGAACTTAGAAGAGACAGCCAGAACTTTTCCGATGACCGCATTTACATCTGTGAATTTGTAAATTAGGATCACCTTGCAAGTCAAATTGAGCACATCGTGTTGGGTTTTGATCATTCCCTCTGCATCTGTGCCTTCCACATCCGGCTTCAGTAACTCCAGTAACAAACGTATACATCCCGCATCCAAGACCAACTCAGGGGATAGAGAGTCCAGTGGTAAGTCGGAGGAAACAAGTAGTGTTGTGAGCGTTTTTAGAGCGTGAGATCTCAGCTCTCTGCATGGATTGTAGCATTGGTGAGCAATAGCTTCAATCAAAGGATACCAAATAGATGAGCTATCGGTATCAGTCGGGACTGTGGATTTGAAATTGCTTGAATCGAAGAGCTTTGCTAATCCTAAAGTCAATGTGATTGACTTAGTAGCCGTTGCCACCAAATCCTGGAACGgatttttatttttctctaCCTTGTGGCCGCTAGCAATCAGCTTATCATACTCTTGCTCCCATTGCGCTCCATATGCACCAACTGCTGATATTTCGTCAAGAAGACCCAAAACATCCATGTAATTTTGATATGTGATTATCTCAGGGAGAGTTTCCACAAGGTTGCGCATGAATTGGTAAACGACTTCCGTATTTTTCGGAGAAGAAGCGAATATGCGAATTAGAGACCAATATCTGCTATTTTTGGACAAGATGTCTTGACACCATGTGCCTTTCACTAATATTAGCATTTGTAGCGGATGCAAAATGACTGATCCATACTTCATCAGAGCGTCTCGGTTTTTATCAGCAATATCATAAAACTTGTCGATAGTACTGTTGAGAAGATCAACATTCGAGTCGTCTCCGTTGTGCAATAACAGAAGCTTATAAGCGTTGACTCTGACTAGGCAGCCCATCTTAAAGTCCTCTGCAGGACTGAAAATCTCATCGCATAGATTCAGTATTTCAACGACAAGCTTTGAATTTCCAGTCAATAACAGGTAGCAAACACATATCTCTAGAATAAATAAAGTCTCAGGTATGAAAACCCGAGGATCGgccttttctttctttggtATTGGCTTCAACAAAATTGACACTAGAGCATTTATGTTTTCAGATGATGTTTTGCTAACACTCCTGAACAGAGAACTGATGTTGCTTGTTTTAATACACTCCATAGCTGAAAGAGTACATTCGATCTCTTCATCTGTAGGTTCGGGAGTGTCATCAGAAAGGCCCTTCAAGTAAGACGAGAATGTTGAAAACAAACCATTGTCTTTCAGGGCTTTAGTACGACTAAATTGAAATTCTGGTTTTGGTTTTGACAGCTTATCCAAGCCtatcttcttctggaatTCAGGAAAGAGATTTGGTTCAATCAAAccattttcaaaaagagTCAAAACAATCTTCACAAGGAAGTCCCAGTGCTTTGAGACTCTAAAATtggatttcttcaaaatgCGGAAAAGCACAAGCGTGCTTAGTTGAGCACGGAAATCTCGGCCAAAGAGAACGGATAAATAGCTAACAGTGATTGTCTcattttccttttcaagcttgagCTCGGTGATAGGAAGAGATTCTCTGGATTCCAAAGCGAACTCGGAAGGCTTTACGCCAGTAAGAGTTGTTAAATGTGCAACAATTTCAATAATGTGATCAACCAGGTCTTTCATACCAAAATATGACGCAATTGCAGCACATTTTTCGACGCTTGAGATCATTCTTGTTACAACGCTGTCGTGAGTAGCATCATCAAACATTGTAACCAAGGTGCTGACAATATATTTGCTTGTCTTTTCAAACAAAACCTTGTCAAATTGGAGAGAATCTTCTATATTATCAGTATCCTCAACAATGACGTCGTCGCTTAACATCTTGCTAGCTTGCTCTGCAATGAGGGAATGCCAGACAGTCTCATACCATTTTGAAGTGCCCCGATGCTCTTCCGGCATGATgatttctttttctctaATGGAatgatatattttttcagtATACCATTGGGGAAAATCTTTTCCCTTGTAGCATCCTCTGAGGTTGCGTTGATAATCTTCCAAAGTCATCGGTTTTTTCACGTTTGGGTTATGAAGGTCTGTGTTTAGCATGATGATTGAGAAAGACAATACAAAAAGCGAGTCCTGGTCTGGGGTGACTTTCTCGTCATCATTCTCTTCATTTGGTGATATAGATTCAGCATCCTGGCATGCAATGTATCTTTCGTTGAACGCTTCAACAATTCGTTCAATTTGCTGTGCTTCTCCTGGCAATCTAAAATTGTTCAACAACATTCTCAGCGCCTCGTCTGGT
Encoded proteins:
- a CDS encoding Guanine nucleotide exchange factor for ADP ribosylation factors (ARFs) — its product is MIDNRLSTLDPLSLAIEECTFITSVMRKSTKSASSGPLSTLLGTQFGKESTPYGDDEGSTRLSAFLKSGNKIKEDDHFLSGFIELRSMLSELKTIDDIDMLTLLQPFLLLIKSPITSGYITGIAVSSLSKFVKYGIVNENCPNIFQCLGQIISALSHCRFEGSDQTQDDILLIKIIQLLELIVTSTLGDLLTDDSMYESVSTCFSLAINTRRREILRSAAETSLISITEKIFSKLRYIKIDSGIDHNVKTTEVELTATTETGELPNDIIGGTDYTQSHESTVEDNVRARELTDTEIQDRNSQSSSNSSSQIYHDDPEDHKTSGNNESYSTAGKTNSSIADDDQVPFGIPCMKEYMNHTIEILSPDNQFRFTESARVLALNILNTIVEVSGGVVVHHPSLFQLISDKACHHLVQLVQTVDSPYLLTLAMKLFLNLILTMNHYLKIQIELLMTTIFQGMVADSKMLVSDLDKNVERIFEMGQRGTFEVEPLSEKEVEELGAEFHTGKGPVIKEILVETLSVLWVRSPLFFNSLFKSYDCDFDRSDMAESLLKLLCRLSASEVTLFTTSNVPSICMEGVLSFVDGVYERTRAASKASIEFEKLQPNQLVLQQIKKSDFIECTKKWNEKPQKGLQMLQDKGFIHDMNDVSEVSKFLFEKSGRIDKKKLGELLAKPSNTELLKEFVKLLDFRNLRPDEALRMLLNNFRLPGEAQQIERIVEAFNERYIACQDAESISPNEENDDEKVTPDQDSLFVLSFSIIMLNTDLHNPNVKKPMTLEDYQRNLRGCYKGKDFPQWYTEKIYHSIREKEIIMPEEHRGTSKWYETVWHSLIAEQASKMLSDDVIVEDTDNIEDSLQFDKVLFEKTSKYIVSTLVTMFDDATHDSVVTRMISSVEKCAAIASYFGMKDLVDHIIEIVAHLTTLTGVKPSEFALESRESLPITELKLEKENETITVSYLSVLFGRDFRAQLSTLVLFRILKKSNFRVSKHWDFLVKIVLTLFENGLIEPNLFPEFQKKIGLDKLSKPKPEFQFSRTKALKDNGLFSTFSSYLKGLSDDTPEPTDEEIECTLSAMECIKTSNISSLFRSVSKTSSENINALVSILLKPIPKKEKADPRVFIPETLFILEICVCYLLLTGNSKLVVEILNLCDEIFSPAEDFKMGCLVRVNAYKLLLLHNGDDSNVDLLNSTIDKFYDIADKNRDALMKYGSVILHPLQMLILVKGTWCQDILSKNSRYWSLIRIFASSPKNTEVVYQFMRNLVETLPEIITYQNYMDVLGLLDEISAVGAYGAQWEQEYDKLIASGHKVEKNKNPFQDLVATATKSITLTLGLAKLFDSSNFKSTVPTDTDSSSIWYPLIEAIAHQCYNPCRELRSHALKTLTTLLVSSDLPLDSLSPELVLDAGCIRLLLELLKPDVEGTDAEGMIKTQHDVLNLTCKVILIYKFTDVNAVIGKVLAVSSKFIVKNRHRQNFKDEVLEFLKNMLLVKKEQADLEKLEKLQIDKSLKQMIEGIRDAENTEAKEDFKSDTQE